One Nitrospira sp. DNA segment encodes these proteins:
- the ribD gene encoding bifunctional diaminohydroxyphosphoribosylaminopyrimidine deaminase/5-amino-6-(5-phosphoribosylamino)uracil reductase RibD, which yields MALALRLAAKGRGHTSPNPMVGAVVVHRGIIVGQGSHRKVGGPHAEVIALSQAGSRAKGGTLYVTLEPCSHLKKRTPPCVPLVIASGVRRVVVAMVDPNPQVRGRGIAQLKRAGIQVEVGCCEAEARQLNEAYIYWVQNGRPFTILKAGMTLDGQIATARGESQWITDEAARGQAQQMRADVDAVLVGIGTVLRDNPRLTARPGGELSLRQPLRIIVDSRLRIPLKAAVLAQQQEAHTVLATTSAAPPRKLATLKRRGVDVLILPKAGGHVDLQALWTRLGQLGITSLLVEGGSEINAAVLRAGLAQRLMCFIAPLLLGGQDAKGLVGGLSPRRLRESLSLNNLRIEPVGRDMLIQADLATH from the coding sequence TCGCCGCGAAGGGCCGGGGTCACACCAGCCCCAATCCCATGGTCGGCGCCGTGGTCGTCCACCGCGGGATCATCGTCGGGCAAGGCTCCCACCGCAAAGTGGGTGGCCCCCATGCTGAAGTGATCGCCTTGAGTCAGGCCGGTTCCCGTGCCAAAGGCGGCACCCTCTACGTCACCCTCGAACCCTGCAGTCATCTGAAAAAGCGCACCCCCCCCTGTGTTCCGCTGGTGATTGCGTCCGGCGTTCGCCGCGTCGTCGTCGCCATGGTCGATCCGAATCCGCAGGTGCGAGGGAGAGGAATTGCGCAGCTGAAGCGGGCAGGGATACAGGTCGAAGTCGGTTGTTGCGAGGCCGAAGCCAGGCAACTCAACGAGGCCTACATCTACTGGGTGCAGAACGGCCGACCCTTTACCATCTTGAAGGCCGGTATGACGTTGGATGGGCAGATCGCCACGGCCCGAGGCGAATCCCAATGGATTACCGATGAAGCGGCGCGGGGGCAGGCTCAGCAGATGCGGGCCGATGTGGACGCCGTCCTTGTCGGTATCGGCACGGTGTTGCGAGACAATCCCCGATTGACCGCGAGGCCGGGCGGCGAGTTGTCTCTGCGGCAGCCGCTGCGAATCATTGTGGACAGCCGACTGCGGATCCCCCTCAAGGCCGCGGTGCTCGCACAGCAGCAAGAGGCGCACACGGTGCTCGCCACCACCAGTGCGGCTCCGCCGCGTAAGCTTGCCACCTTGAAAAGGCGTGGTGTCGATGTGCTGATCCTTCCGAAGGCCGGAGGCCATGTCGATCTCCAGGCGTTGTGGACGCGGCTTGGCCAACTTGGGATTACAAGCCTGCTGGTCGAGGGAGGAAGCGAGATAAACGCCGCCGTGCTGCGGGCCGGCCTCGCCCAACGGCTCATGTGTTTCATTGCGCCACTCTTGTTGGGTGGACAGGATGCCAAGGGACTGGTGGGGGGATTGTCGCCGCGCCGATTGCGCGAGTCCCTCTCCCTCAACAATCTGCGCATCGAGCCGGTCGGGCGTGATATGCTGATCCAAGCTGATTTGGCGACCCACTAG